Proteins from a single region of Abyssalbus ytuae:
- a CDS encoding conjugal transfer protein TraO, whose protein sequence is MKKIIFIILCISVYKIEAQSYGSSLGVNAGYAEDGIGIMAEYNYYVSRFNSVHISGYMSFANYKYEDIDVPYALYSLQVGYTQNIWRNHFRRNIKISGLGGVQVGYESINNGKESLWTGDIVTSESKIIYGAYLGAEIDLLLGDDFSFIIRANENFHINSDVGNLTMFAGIGIRYYIY, encoded by the coding sequence ATGAAGAAAATTATTTTTATTATTTTATGTATAAGTGTATATAAAATAGAAGCACAAAGTTACGGTTCGTCTCTTGGTGTAAATGCTGGATATGCTGAGGATGGTATAGGAATTATGGCCGAATATAATTACTATGTCAGCCGGTTTAACTCAGTACATATATCCGGATATATGTCTTTTGCAAATTATAAATACGAAGATATTGATGTTCCGTATGCTTTATATTCACTTCAAGTAGGATATACTCAAAATATATGGAGAAATCATTTTAGGCGCAATATTAAGATTTCAGGATTAGGGGGTGTTCAGGTAGGTTATGAATCAATTAATAATGGTAAGGAAAGTCTATGGACAGGTGATATTGTAACTAGTGAAAGTAAGATTATATACGGAGCCTATCTTGGAGCGGAAATTGATCTGTTGTTAGGGGATGATTTTTCATTTATTATAAGAGCGAATGAAAATTTTCATATAAATAGTGATGTGGGAAATTTAACTATGTTTGCCGGTATTGGCATTCGTTATTATATTTATTGA
- a CDS encoding bifunctional folylpolyglutamate synthase/dihydrofolate synthase: MTYSETLQWMYSRLPMYQKQGKTALKAKLDNILKLSDRLGKPHTLIKTIHVAGTNGKGSSSHMIASILQEAGYKVGLYSSPHLKDFRERIKINGKEVSKQYVINFIKKNKSFLEENNLSFFEMTTGMAFSFFASKKVDIAIIEVGLGGRFDSTNIIKPEVCLITNIGYDHTDILGDTLPKIAFEKAGIIKQGVPVVISEYNEETFEVFKNVALQNDAQLIPAFSNNEIYKTDLLGEYQSKNIKGVVSVINQLNSLKVKKSHITKGLLNVIKNTNLKGRWQILNISPKIVADTAHNKEGIEIVIKQLKKEKYNKLHIVLGFVKDKKLDNILPLFPEEAIYYFCSPKIDRGLSVKNLFEMAHVFGLNGKVFNSVSEAYNKSLQKANKDDLIYVGGSTFVVAEII; encoded by the coding sequence ATGACATATTCAGAAACTTTGCAATGGATGTATAGCCGGTTGCCTATGTACCAAAAACAAGGCAAAACAGCATTAAAGGCTAAGCTTGATAATATTTTGAAACTTTCCGATAGGCTTGGAAAACCTCATACTCTAATAAAAACAATTCACGTTGCCGGAACAAATGGAAAAGGATCTTCTTCCCATATGATTGCCTCTATATTACAGGAAGCCGGTTATAAAGTAGGGTTATATTCTTCACCTCATCTCAAAGATTTTAGAGAGAGAATAAAAATTAATGGTAAAGAGGTTAGCAAACAGTATGTAATCAATTTTATTAAAAAAAATAAAAGTTTCTTAGAAGAAAACAACCTTTCCTTCTTTGAAATGACCACGGGAATGGCTTTTTCCTTCTTTGCCTCAAAAAAAGTAGACATTGCCATCATAGAAGTAGGGCTAGGAGGACGATTTGATTCAACAAATATCATAAAACCCGAAGTATGTTTAATTACTAACATAGGATATGATCACACCGATATATTAGGTGATACTTTGCCTAAAATTGCTTTTGAAAAAGCCGGCATTATAAAACAGGGTGTACCGGTAGTTATAAGCGAATACAATGAGGAAACATTTGAAGTTTTTAAAAATGTTGCCCTTCAAAATGATGCTCAGCTTATTCCGGCCTTTAGCAATAATGAAATTTATAAAACTGATTTATTAGGAGAATATCAGTCCAAAAATATAAAGGGAGTAGTGTCGGTAATCAATCAATTAAATAGTTTAAAAGTAAAAAAGAGCCACATTACAAAAGGTCTTCTCAACGTTATTAAGAACACAAATTTAAAAGGCAGATGGCAAATTTTGAATATATCTCCTAAAATAGTCGCAGATACTGCCCACAATAAAGAAGGAATAGAAATAGTAATAAAACAGCTAAAAAAAGAAAAATATAATAAGCTGCATATAGTTTTAGGTTTTGTAAAGGATAAAAAATTAGATAATATTTTACCCTTATTCCCAGAAGAGGCAATTTATTATTTTTGCTCTCCAAAAATTGACAGAGGATTAAGCGTAAAGAACTTATTTGAAATGGCACATGTTTTTGGGTTAAACGGAAAGGTTTTTAACTCTGTTTCAGAAGCTTACAACAAATCACTACAAAAAGCAAATAAAGATGATTTAATATATGTGGGCGGAAGCACTTTTGTTGTTGCAGAAATAATTTAA
- a CDS encoding IS256 family transposase produces the protein MKKEDLFNDEFLKQFKTGEELNSFLKALQKRGIEKMLEGELDGHLGYDKHQKSDTSNARNGYGEKKVKTSFGESQIKVPRDREASFNPMIVPKRGNMVDGLENVIVSLYAKGMSNSDIEEQIREVYNFDVSTSTISRITEKVSNDIVAWQNRPLESLYMIVWMDGIVFKVRENSKVINKTVYMAVGLRQDGIKEVLGLWLGKNESAAFWMHVLTDIKARGVEDILITATDNLNGFTETIKNVFPQSTTQVCVVHQIRNASRYVVWKDKKDFTADMKHIYNAPNKQAAKAALEDFATRWESKYAYAVKSWREHWEELTAFFDFPVEIRKIIYTTNLIENLNGKIRKYTKNKLSFPTDEAVMKSVYLALREATKKWTQPIRNWGVILNQFLTLFEDRVKL, from the coding sequence ATGAAAAAAGAAGATTTATTTAATGATGAATTTCTAAAACAGTTCAAAACAGGAGAAGAACTGAACAGTTTTCTAAAAGCCCTCCAAAAGCGAGGGATCGAAAAAATGCTTGAAGGTGAATTAGATGGTCATTTAGGCTATGACAAGCATCAAAAATCCGATACATCCAATGCCCGCAACGGGTATGGTGAAAAGAAAGTGAAGACCAGTTTTGGGGAATCCCAGATTAAGGTTCCCCGGGACAGGGAAGCTTCCTTCAACCCCATGATCGTACCCAAACGGGGTAATATGGTCGATGGATTGGAAAATGTCATTGTCTCGCTTTATGCCAAAGGGATGAGCAATAGCGATATCGAAGAGCAGATCCGTGAGGTTTATAATTTTGATGTGTCAACCTCGACCATCTCCCGGATCACCGAAAAGGTAAGCAATGATATTGTTGCCTGGCAGAACCGTCCCCTGGAATCGCTCTACATGATTGTCTGGATGGACGGGATTGTTTTCAAGGTTCGGGAAAATTCCAAAGTGATCAACAAAACTGTTTATATGGCGGTGGGACTTCGTCAGGATGGGATCAAAGAAGTCCTGGGCTTATGGTTGGGCAAAAATGAATCAGCTGCCTTCTGGATGCATGTGCTGACCGATATCAAGGCCCGGGGTGTAGAAGATATCCTCATTACGGCTACTGACAATTTAAACGGCTTTACTGAAACCATCAAGAACGTTTTCCCGCAATCCACGACCCAGGTTTGTGTGGTACACCAAATACGCAATGCTTCACGGTATGTGGTCTGGAAAGATAAAAAGGATTTTACAGCTGATATGAAGCATATTTACAATGCCCCTAACAAGCAGGCAGCCAAGGCTGCTTTGGAGGATTTTGCTACACGTTGGGAGTCCAAGTATGCCTATGCGGTCAAAAGCTGGAGGGAACATTGGGAAGAGCTTACCGCCTTCTTCGACTTTCCGGTGGAGATTAGAAAAATCATTTACACCACCAACCTGATTGAAAACCTCAATGGAAAAATTAGAAAATACACCAAAAACAAACTCTCATTTCCAACCGATGAAGCTGTGATGAAATCCGTATATTTGGCCTTAAGGGAAGCCACCAAAAAGTGGACACAGCCTATTCGAAATTGGGGAGTGATTCTCAACCAGTTCTTAACTTTATTTGAAGATAGGGTCAAGCTTTAA
- a CDS encoding DUF4138 domain-containing protein produces MKLLNLYICAFSVCMAIAQKQKTINVGSDESVSLFFPSAIVQARNTSDYFNFNYQQEEEGNLGMLTGNKGPDSNLVVFTEDGEIYNFLLHFKEKLDTLSYDINKKSSIRNGDSPQPKYPFYKISDEKNIRSSVNIPDSISREGVNIKSKKNNSSYSSKHRISKLYEESPQMYYKKFCTYLISRKQKVFRVLVKKEGLKIKLTNVKRNKDEMYFVFTVENLSDQDYPLEAMRFYISTRDVESGNLLAEDKEKECLYSYSEPGIIQGNSRNNIVYVLRKFSVKNDESLLVRFYLNKEENLELYMENSIVNNPN; encoded by the coding sequence ATGAAACTTCTGAATTTATATATATGTGCTTTTTCAGTCTGTATGGCTATAGCTCAAAAGCAAAAAACCATCAATGTGGGCAGTGACGAAAGTGTGAGTTTGTTTTTTCCTTCTGCTATTGTACAGGCAAGAAACACCAGTGATTATTTCAATTTTAATTATCAACAGGAAGAAGAAGGCAATTTAGGAATGTTAACAGGGAACAAAGGGCCTGATAGTAACTTGGTTGTTTTTACAGAAGATGGAGAAATATACAACTTTCTTTTACATTTTAAAGAAAAACTGGATACTCTTAGCTATGACATTAATAAAAAGAGTTCTATAAGAAACGGTGATTCTCCGCAACCAAAATACCCTTTTTATAAAATTTCAGATGAAAAAAATATAAGAAGTAGTGTAAATATTCCTGATTCTATTTCCAGAGAAGGTGTAAACATTAAATCCAAAAAAAATAATAGTTCTTATTCCTCAAAACATAGAATTAGCAAGCTTTATGAGGAGAGTCCCCAGATGTATTATAAAAAGTTTTGCACTTATTTAATTAGCAGAAAACAAAAGGTCTTCCGGGTGTTGGTTAAAAAAGAGGGTTTAAAGATTAAGCTCACGAATGTAAAGCGTAATAAAGACGAAATGTATTTTGTCTTTACCGTAGAAAATCTATCCGATCAGGATTATCCATTGGAAGCCATGCGATTTTATATTTCAACCAGAGATGTAGAAAGTGGGAATTTATTGGCAGAGGATAAAGAAAAAGAGTGTTTGTATTCTTACAGTGAACCTGGTATTATTCAGGGAAACAGCAGAAATAATATTGTGTATGTACTTCGGAAATTTTCGGTTAAAAATGATGAAAGTCTTTTAGTCAGATTTTATCTAAATAAAGAAGAAAATCTTGAATTGTATATGGAGAATAGTATAGTTAATAACCCTAATTAA
- a CDS encoding spliceosome-associated CWC15 family protein, translated as MQRLKIVIACMVLLLIGFCAGQYSYYQQKENDLKEIVRELEKIRKEIENKRVERKNAVSLLNVYD; from the coding sequence ATGCAAAGATTGAAAATAGTTATTGCCTGTATGGTTCTTTTATTAATTGGTTTTTGTGCCGGCCAATATTCCTATTACCAACAAAAAGAAAATGACCTGAAAGAAATTGTCAGGGAATTGGAAAAAATAAGAAAAGAAATAGAAAATAAAAGAGTGGAGAGGAAAAATGCCGTTTCATTATTAAATGTTTATGATTAA
- a CDS encoding DUF1353 domain-containing protein, which produces MLTIAILTINISSCELNPSKKQKLNIDVKPDSIIEDQPFNPSHTTLIDLIKREDGYFNVPVEINYRDPEGKIWIAPVGTITDGASIPSLFESFFGGKLNKDFLFAAILHDAYCAIANENATSYHTERWEDTHHMFYKACINNGTDITTAGIMYAAVRLGGPRWPFQNEPYINIYEKVEDSILIKEMKECKDWIISKGDTLKLKHIDEWMDEREKIFLKEN; this is translated from the coding sequence GTGTTAACAATTGCTATTTTAACAATAAATATTTCTTCTTGTGAATTGAATCCTTCTAAAAAACAAAAATTAAATATAGATGTCAAACCTGATTCAATTATAGAAGATCAACCTTTTAACCCCTCTCACACTACTCTTATTGATTTAATTAAAAGAGAAGATGGATATTTTAATGTTCCTGTAGAAATTAATTATAGAGATCCGGAAGGAAAAATCTGGATAGCTCCTGTAGGAACAATTACAGATGGAGCTTCTATCCCGTCTCTTTTTGAAAGTTTCTTTGGAGGAAAATTGAATAAGGATTTTCTATTTGCAGCCATTCTCCACGATGCCTACTGTGCAATAGCCAATGAAAATGCCACCTCTTATCATACCGAAAGATGGGAAGATACTCATCATATGTTCTACAAAGCCTGTATTAATAATGGTACTGATATTACCACCGCAGGAATAATGTACGCTGCTGTTCGGCTTGGAGGTCCCAGATGGCCTTTTCAGAATGAGCCATATATTAATATTTATGAAAAAGTTGAAGATAGTATTCTTATTAAAGAGATGAAAGAATGTAAGGATTGGATTATCTCTAAAGGAGATACGTTGAAACTTAAACACATTGATGAATGGATGGATGAACGTGAAAAAATTTTTTTGAAAGAGAATTAA